The Congregibacter litoralis KT71 genome contains a region encoding:
- a CDS encoding NADPH-dependent FMN reductase, whose protein sequence is MKIGIISGSHRNDSQSEKIARYALGKLEKHGLCYETYLFSLADNPLPFWDEGLWNGDPKWEEAIGELRDELNSCDGFIVVTPEWHGMVPSGLKNLFLLFPGSGELAHKPALIVAVSGGAGGGAYPVAELRMSSYKNSRICYLPEHLIVRNAGMVFNEDSAENDDKQHDYLDARLTYCLEMLGEYTKAFQQIRASGKTSLEEYTNGM, encoded by the coding sequence ATGAAGATTGGCATTATCAGCGGTAGTCATCGCAACGATTCTCAAAGCGAAAAGATAGCGCGCTACGCACTGGGGAAGCTCGAAAAGCACGGCCTTTGCTACGAAACCTACTTGTTTTCCCTGGCCGACAACCCCCTGCCATTCTGGGACGAGGGGCTTTGGAATGGCGATCCGAAATGGGAAGAAGCCATTGGTGAGCTCCGCGATGAGCTCAACAGCTGCGATGGTTTTATTGTCGTGACGCCGGAGTGGCACGGCATGGTGCCTTCAGGACTCAAAAACCTCTTTCTGCTGTTTCCCGGTTCTGGTGAGCTGGCTCACAAGCCCGCCCTCATCGTGGCGGTATCCGGCGGTGCCGGAGGTGGAGCCTATCCCGTTGCGGAGCTGCGCATGAGTAGCTACAAAAACAGCCGGATCTGCTATCTGCCGGAACATCTCATCGTGCGTAATGCAGGCATGGTATTTAACGAAGACAGCGCCGAAAACGACGACAAGCAGCATGACTACCTGGATGCGCGGCTCACGTACTGTCTGGAGATGCTCGGTGAATACACCAAAGCGTTTCAGCAAATCAGAGCGAGCGGTAAAACCTCGCTGGAGGAGTACACCAACGGCATGTGA
- the leuA gene encoding 2-isopropylmalate synthase, whose amino-acid sequence MSRFDHRRYPTFAPVPMTSRRWPDRQIRRAPNWCSVDLRDGNQALIEPMTAAQKLRMWELLVKLGFKEIEVGFPSASGHDFAFVRNLIENKRIPADVTIQVLTQAREELIARTFESLEGVPRAIVHVYNSTSTVQREQVFGLDREGIKAIAENGARLVKDYAGRYPNTDWTFEYSPESFTGTELDYAVEVCDAVTSVWQPTPEKKCIINLPATVEMSTPNVYADQIEWFCDHVARRDSIVLSLHTHNDRGCAVAAAELGVMAGADRIEGTLMGNGERTGNMDIITMAMNLYSQGVDPELNLAGMDEIIETVKACTQLPVHPRHPYAGELVFTAFSGSHQDAIKKCLARREGDETRPWEVAYLPIDPADIGRSYQEVIRINSQSGKGGVAYVMHADHGYDMPRWLQIDFSATVQAYAEDTEGEVGSEAIYSLFQETYLPDSPRWRLNDYQLRRAGGVDNLELTIQDGSQSRQLSGTGNGVVAAFVDALERFVGKSIVLVEYSEHALSQSADAEAVCYIQLNIEGDRSCGVGRSHDIVQASLLAILGALSRSPALADTSSAAA is encoded by the coding sequence ATGAGCCGCTTTGATCACCGCCGATACCCCACTTTTGCCCCGGTGCCGATGACGTCCCGTCGTTGGCCCGACCGGCAGATTCGACGCGCGCCCAACTGGTGCAGTGTGGATCTGCGCGATGGTAATCAGGCGCTTATTGAGCCCATGACGGCGGCGCAGAAACTGCGTATGTGGGAGCTCCTGGTAAAACTGGGCTTCAAAGAGATTGAGGTTGGCTTTCCCTCGGCCTCCGGCCACGACTTCGCCTTTGTGCGCAATCTCATCGAAAACAAGCGTATCCCTGCCGACGTCACGATTCAGGTCCTTACCCAGGCCCGTGAGGAATTGATTGCCCGGACCTTTGAGTCCCTTGAGGGCGTGCCCCGGGCCATCGTTCACGTATATAACTCCACGTCTACGGTGCAGCGTGAGCAGGTTTTTGGTCTGGACCGAGAGGGCATTAAAGCCATCGCCGAAAACGGTGCCCGCCTGGTAAAAGACTACGCGGGTCGTTACCCGAATACCGATTGGACCTTCGAGTACTCCCCGGAGAGCTTCACCGGTACGGAGCTGGATTACGCCGTGGAGGTTTGCGATGCGGTCACCAGCGTCTGGCAGCCCACCCCGGAAAAGAAATGCATCATCAACCTGCCGGCGACGGTGGAGATGAGCACCCCCAATGTCTACGCGGATCAGATCGAATGGTTCTGTGACCATGTCGCGCGGCGGGACAGCATTGTTCTGTCTTTGCACACGCACAACGACAGGGGCTGCGCCGTAGCCGCGGCCGAACTGGGTGTCATGGCCGGCGCGGACCGCATCGAGGGCACGCTCATGGGTAACGGCGAGCGCACGGGCAACATGGACATCATCACCATGGCCATGAATCTTTACAGCCAGGGCGTCGACCCCGAGCTGAACCTCGCGGGCATGGATGAGATTATTGAGACCGTGAAAGCCTGCACACAGTTGCCCGTGCATCCCCGCCACCCCTACGCAGGAGAGCTGGTGTTTACCGCCTTCTCCGGCAGTCACCAGGACGCCATCAAAAAGTGCCTCGCGCGGCGGGAAGGTGATGAGACCCGGCCGTGGGAAGTGGCTTACCTGCCCATCGATCCCGCGGACATTGGCCGCTCTTATCAGGAAGTTATCCGCATCAACAGCCAGTCCGGTAAGGGTGGTGTTGCTTACGTTATGCACGCGGATCACGGCTACGACATGCCGCGATGGCTACAGATCGACTTCAGCGCCACGGTGCAGGCCTATGCAGAAGATACTGAGGGTGAGGTGGGCTCTGAGGCCATCTACAGTTTGTTTCAGGAAACCTATCTTCCCGATTCACCGCGCTGGCGTCTCAATGATTACCAACTGCGTCGTGCAGGGGGTGTCGATAATCTGGAGCTCACCATCCAGGACGGCTCCCAATCCCGTCAGTTGAGCGGCACCGGTAACGGCGTGGTGGCGGCCTTTGTGGATGCCCTGGAGCGCTTTGTGGGCAAATCCATTGTGCTGGTGGAGTACAGCGAGCACGCTCTGTCCCAGAGTGCCGATGCCGAAGCCGTGTGCTATATCCAGCTCAATATTGAGGGAGATCGCAGCTGCGGCGTGGGACGTAGCCACGATATCGTCCAGGCCTCCCTCCTAGCGATTCTGGGCGCCCTTAGTCGTTCTCCGGCGCTGGCAGATACCAGCAGCGCCGCCGCTTAA
- a CDS encoding carboxylesterase/lipase family protein, which yields MRWLVLITGLALIVGGLYIDRQETVDGPLTLMADNSTLRDTQSGPVLGGISAPGAQLWLGIPYAAAPVGERRWRAPEPVQPWARPRESLAFGDVCPQFASRLSASTADPGTLIGSEDCLSLNVFAPGGIDEKAGLPVMVFIHGGGNTIGSAVPYESSAFVQEQGVLMVTLNYRLGLLGWFSHAALRDGVSAEDASGNYALLDMIAALKWVRDNIENFGGDPERVTVFGESAGGRNIFGLLASPLAKGLFHGAIIQSGFPGTFTRSRAENPPDDPQPGHPNGSYALARAWLQQDDGPEASAPIDQMPAAELARYFRRLSVEDIMTPLFTPGGLYRAPALFRDGVVLPEEPLTEIFNDPARWNQMPLMIGGNRDEMKLFLLLSGRYTSNLLGVLPRVDDPERYERLNRYHSDAWKATGVDLPLSLISESSPDTPLYAYRFDWDSMQKNWFVDLPELLGASHALELDFLFGPLISRVAPGVFYAGNYEEREALGRAMRDYWAGFAYSGRPGSGRSSAQAAWPSWSAEEPNLMLLDAAEDGGVRSRRISVTVEDVKQRLAKEESLPERLRCALYVDLFLDNNGLSEQFVSREYQDLGCGEIPSWPLSGLSR from the coding sequence ATGCGTTGGCTAGTACTGATCACGGGTTTGGCGCTCATTGTTGGTGGGCTGTATATCGACCGACAAGAGACGGTCGATGGCCCGCTTACGCTAATGGCAGATAACAGCACACTGCGGGACACGCAGTCCGGGCCGGTGCTGGGTGGCATCAGTGCGCCGGGAGCACAGCTCTGGCTCGGCATTCCCTACGCTGCTGCCCCGGTGGGTGAGCGCCGTTGGCGCGCTCCGGAACCTGTACAGCCCTGGGCACGCCCCCGGGAGAGTCTCGCCTTTGGCGATGTATGCCCGCAGTTTGCCAGTCGCCTGTCTGCCTCCACGGCAGATCCCGGCACCCTTATCGGCAGCGAGGACTGCCTGTCCCTCAATGTCTTTGCTCCCGGCGGTATAGACGAGAAAGCCGGCTTGCCCGTGATGGTGTTCATTCACGGTGGTGGAAACACCATCGGCTCGGCCGTCCCCTACGAGAGCTCTGCTTTTGTTCAGGAGCAGGGCGTGCTGATGGTGACCCTGAACTACCGCCTCGGGCTTCTTGGCTGGTTTAGCCATGCCGCACTGCGCGACGGCGTCTCGGCGGAGGACGCCTCGGGAAACTACGCCCTCCTGGATATGATTGCGGCGCTCAAGTGGGTGCGGGACAACATCGAAAATTTTGGCGGCGATCCTGAGCGGGTCACCGTGTTTGGCGAGTCCGCCGGCGGTCGCAATATCTTTGGCTTACTGGCATCCCCCCTGGCCAAAGGCCTGTTTCACGGGGCAATTATCCAGAGTGGCTTCCCCGGGACCTTTACGCGCAGCCGCGCGGAAAATCCTCCGGACGATCCCCAGCCAGGTCATCCCAACGGCTCCTACGCTTTAGCCCGAGCCTGGCTTCAGCAAGACGACGGTCCCGAGGCATCAGCTCCGATAGACCAGATGCCGGCAGCTGAGCTCGCCCGCTATTTTCGACGACTCAGTGTTGAGGACATCATGACGCCCCTCTTCACGCCCGGCGGCCTATACCGTGCGCCGGCATTGTTCCGCGATGGCGTGGTATTGCCCGAGGAACCCCTCACGGAGATATTCAACGACCCCGCGCGTTGGAACCAGATGCCCCTGATGATTGGGGGAAATCGCGACGAGATGAAGCTGTTCCTGTTGCTTTCCGGGCGCTACACCTCAAATTTGCTGGGCGTGCTACCGCGGGTGGATGACCCCGAGCGCTATGAGCGCCTAAACCGCTATCACAGCGATGCCTGGAAGGCGACGGGCGTGGATCTCCCGCTGTCGCTCATCAGCGAGAGCAGTCCCGATACGCCTCTGTACGCCTACCGCTTTGACTGGGATAGCATGCAGAAAAACTGGTTTGTAGATTTGCCTGAGCTCCTCGGGGCCTCTCATGCCCTGGAGCTGGATTTTCTGTTTGGTCCCCTGATCAGTCGCGTCGCACCCGGGGTTTTCTATGCCGGTAACTATGAGGAGCGCGAGGCACTTGGACGTGCCATGCGGGATTACTGGGCGGGCTTTGCCTACAGCGGTCGTCCGGGCAGCGGCCGAAGCTCGGCGCAAGCCGCCTGGCCCTCCTGGAGTGCGGAGGAGCCCAACCTCATGCTGTTGGACGCTGCGGAGGATGGGGGTGTGCGCTCCCGGCGCATCAGTGTGACCGTGGAGGATGTAAAGCAGCGCCTTGCTAAAGAAGAGTCGCTGCCCGAGCGTTTACGCTGCGCCCTCTACGTCGACCTGTTCCTGGACAACAACGGTCTGAGTGAACAGTTCGTTTCTCGTGAGTATCAGGATTTGGGTTGCGGCGAGATTCCCTCGTGGCCCCTGTCGGGATTGTCGCGCTAG
- a CDS encoding VOC family protein, which produces MPSTAFHLALPVDDLEAAETFYGGILSCPRGRSSPRWIDYDFYGHQLVVHKVAKDDMPAVARNPVDGEAVPASHFGVVLDWDDWDALQSRLKSAGVDYAIAPTTRFAGRQGEQRTCFVRDPAGNHLEFKCFRNPEMLFATEGFDYE; this is translated from the coding sequence ATGCCAAGTACAGCATTCCATTTGGCGCTTCCCGTGGACGACCTTGAGGCTGCCGAAACTTTCTATGGCGGCATTTTGAGTTGCCCCCGGGGCCGTTCCTCGCCTCGCTGGATCGACTACGATTTTTACGGTCATCAGCTCGTGGTCCACAAGGTAGCGAAGGATGATATGCCGGCGGTGGCGCGCAATCCCGTCGACGGTGAGGCTGTGCCGGCGAGCCACTTCGGCGTGGTCCTGGACTGGGATGACTGGGATGCCCTCCAAAGCCGCCTGAAATCAGCCGGCGTGGATTACGCCATTGCGCCCACCACCCGTTTTGCCGGGCGCCAGGGGGAGCAGCGGACCTGCTTTGTACGCGATCCCGCCGGTAATCATCTGGAGTTCAAATGCTTTCGCAATCCCGAGATGCTTTTTGCTACGGAAGGCTTTGACTACGAGTAG
- a CDS encoding c-type cytochrome, producing the protein MKKLLVLRAFIVGAVVSTASVQAAEILKGDPVAGEQKAVACGACHGADGNSAVAMFPKLAGLGEKYLLKQTQYIRDGVRPVAQMAGQVDNMSDQDLADIAAYFDSQPRGVEKADPELVALGEKVYRAGVAERNVAACIACHGARGAGNAPAGFPALGGQHADYVASQLKAYRKGYEDPTGRVTGGETKIMRSNAFGLSDMEIEAVAAYVSGLN; encoded by the coding sequence ATGAAAAAGCTGCTTGTTCTCAGAGCGTTCATTGTAGGCGCAGTTGTTAGCACCGCGAGTGTGCAGGCTGCTGAGATACTCAAGGGTGACCCCGTCGCCGGTGAGCAAAAGGCCGTTGCCTGCGGTGCCTGCCATGGTGCTGATGGAAACAGTGCCGTTGCAATGTTCCCCAAGCTTGCGGGACTGGGCGAAAAGTACCTGCTCAAGCAGACCCAGTACATCCGCGATGGCGTGCGCCCGGTAGCGCAGATGGCTGGTCAGGTTGACAACATGTCCGATCAGGATCTTGCGGATATCGCCGCCTATTTTGACAGCCAGCCTCGCGGGGTTGAGAAAGCCGATCCGGAGCTCGTTGCCCTGGGCGAAAAGGTTTATCGCGCCGGTGTCGCAGAACGCAATGTGGCTGCCTGCATCGCCTGTCACGGCGCCCGGGGTGCCGGAAACGCACCAGCGGGCTTTCCTGCCCTCGGCGGTCAGCATGCAGACTACGTAGCATCGCAGCTCAAGGCTTATCGCAAAGGTTACGAGGATCCCACGGGTCGCGTTACCGGCGGTGAGACCAAAATCATGCGCAGCAACGCTTTCGGCCTTTCTGATATGGAAATCGAAGCGGTGGCGGCCTATGTGTCGGGCCTCAACTAG
- a CDS encoding Lrp/AsnC family transcriptional regulator, translating to MPAPELDRLDRRILQHLQADARISNLDLAAAIGLSPTPCARRVKRLEESGLIRGHVTLLDQQQLGLTLTAFISISMDRHTPDRFDAFEEAVRDYPEVIECNVVTGQNSDYLVQAVVPDMTYYERFLLGKLTRIPGVTGVHSSFVLRRVVQRTALPLEHTARET from the coding sequence GTGCCCGCGCCTGAGCTCGACCGTCTGGATCGACGGATTCTCCAGCACCTCCAGGCCGATGCGCGCATCAGCAACCTGGACCTGGCGGCTGCCATCGGCCTGTCTCCGACCCCCTGTGCCCGACGGGTGAAACGCCTGGAGGAGTCGGGACTCATCCGGGGCCATGTCACGCTCCTTGATCAACAGCAGCTTGGACTCACCCTGACGGCGTTTATCAGTATCAGCATGGACCGGCATACCCCGGACCGTTTCGACGCCTTTGAGGAGGCGGTCAGGGATTATCCGGAGGTGATCGAGTGCAATGTGGTAACCGGCCAGAATTCGGACTATCTGGTGCAAGCGGTGGTGCCCGACATGACGTACTACGAGCGATTTTTGCTGGGCAAGCTTACGCGTATTCCCGGTGTGACCGGCGTCCACTCCAGCTTCGTGTTACGCCGCGTGGTTCAGCGCACGGCACTACCCCTGGAGCATACTGCCCGGGAGACTTAG
- a CDS encoding PLDc N-terminal domain-containing protein, with product MGIEVSGIFGLLVLIADVWAIINVLQAPNSMGSKLLWTLVILLLPVIGVLIWFFAGPRAR from the coding sequence GTGGGTATAGAAGTCAGCGGTATTTTCGGACTCCTCGTTCTCATCGCCGACGTGTGGGCGATTATCAACGTTTTGCAGGCGCCAAACTCCATGGGGTCGAAGCTCCTATGGACCCTTGTGATTCTGTTGCTCCCCGTTATTGGCGTTTTGATTTGGTTTTTCGCCGGTCCGCGGGCCCGCTGA
- a CDS encoding DUF1428 domain-containing protein — protein MSYIDGYLIAVPTANEQKYIDYAQSSDSIFIEMGATRVVQCWGDDVPEGSTTDMRKAVQATADESIVFAWVEWPDKDTREAAMATMMSDTFEDDRLNTQKNPMPFDGSRLIYGGFKRIVEL, from the coding sequence ATGAGCTACATCGACGGTTATTTGATTGCCGTGCCGACGGCGAATGAACAAAAGTACATCGACTACGCACAGTCCAGCGACAGCATCTTCATCGAGATGGGCGCAACGAGAGTAGTCCAGTGCTGGGGTGACGATGTTCCCGAAGGAAGCACCACGGATATGCGCAAAGCCGTACAGGCGACAGCCGACGAATCCATTGTGTTCGCATGGGTCGAGTGGCCAGACAAAGACACCCGCGAAGCCGCAATGGCGACGATGATGTCCGACACCTTTGAGGATGATCGACTAAACACCCAGAAGAATCCGATGCCCTTTGATGGCAGCCGTCTTATCTATGGCGGCTTTAAACGCATCGTCGAACTTTAG
- a CDS encoding multidrug effflux MFS transporter: MHPVAREHNALVYHCAPMAYTPENSRLDPGSKATLMFLAALVALGPLSVDMYLPAMPAMQQAFNTDIVHMHFTLSAYLWGFAVFHLACGPLADRFGRKPVLLGGTGLFVLASAGCALANSVEELTTYRFMQGVGACVGPTLARTITRDIFGPKGAARALSLIAMLMALAPAVAPGLGGLMLRYVEWPAVFVFLSVYGSIVMVIIGFRIPETLAEPQSLRPGNIAANYLVLLRDPVFLPIAAASALVYAGLMAYLACSGFVFIDMLGVPVEYFGFIFLSSVFGYMGGSAVSARLAVRYATSELLLLGGVIATVAVLSMLPLHLLAPTSILALILPMSFYSAALGLVLPQAMAMAMEHFPRIAATNSSLFGFLQMGLSAVITVAVGSVLVSSPLPMIITMAVTQVLALLLMVYGRAQSKKHYPIHPLSTEPDSP, encoded by the coding sequence ATGCATCCTGTGGCGAGGGAGCACAACGCCCTGGTGTACCATTGCGCGCCCATGGCATACACCCCCGAAAACTCGCGTCTTGATCCCGGCTCCAAAGCAACGCTGATGTTTCTTGCAGCGCTGGTCGCCCTGGGCCCGCTTAGCGTTGATATGTACCTGCCGGCAATGCCGGCCATGCAACAGGCCTTCAACACTGACATCGTGCATATGCACTTTACCCTTAGCGCCTATCTCTGGGGCTTTGCGGTCTTTCATCTCGCCTGCGGTCCCCTCGCGGATCGTTTTGGACGGAAACCGGTACTTCTTGGGGGCACAGGACTGTTTGTTCTGGCCTCCGCAGGCTGCGCTCTGGCGAACAGCGTAGAGGAGCTGACCACCTATCGGTTTATGCAGGGGGTCGGTGCCTGCGTAGGACCCACCCTGGCCCGCACCATCACGCGAGACATCTTTGGACCGAAGGGTGCCGCCCGGGCGTTATCACTGATTGCCATGCTTATGGCACTTGCACCTGCCGTGGCCCCGGGGCTTGGAGGGCTTATGCTGCGCTACGTGGAATGGCCAGCGGTCTTCGTTTTTCTCAGTGTTTATGGGTCGATTGTCATGGTAATCATCGGCTTTCGCATACCGGAGACCCTGGCTGAGCCACAAAGTCTGCGCCCCGGAAACATCGCTGCCAATTACCTTGTGCTGTTGAGGGATCCGGTGTTTTTACCCATCGCCGCAGCCAGCGCGCTGGTCTATGCGGGACTGATGGCCTACCTTGCCTGTTCCGGCTTCGTCTTTATCGACATGCTGGGCGTACCCGTGGAGTATTTCGGCTTTATCTTTCTGAGTTCGGTGTTTGGCTACATGGGAGGCAGCGCCGTGAGCGCGCGCCTCGCTGTCCGATACGCCACATCTGAGTTGTTACTCCTCGGTGGGGTGATCGCTACGGTCGCGGTGCTGTCCATGCTCCCTCTGCACCTCCTGGCACCCACCTCAATACTGGCACTGATTCTACCCATGAGCTTTTACTCCGCCGCCCTGGGCCTGGTGCTGCCTCAGGCCATGGCCATGGCCATGGAACACTTCCCTAGAATCGCCGCCACCAATTCATCGCTGTTTGGTTTTTTACAGATGGGACTGTCAGCGGTGATCACGGTCGCGGTGGGAAGCGTATTAGTGTCATCACCGCTGCCCATGATCATCACCATGGCAGTGACTCAGGTGCTTGCACTGCTTTTAATGGTTTACGGCAGGGCGCAGAGCAAAAAACATTACCCTATTCACCCTTTATCTACGGAGCCCGACTCACCATGA
- a CDS encoding alanine/glycine:cation symporter family protein — MPTLEEFSQRFVDAVWGTPLVALLLGGGIFFLFYSRALPYRHFGHAVGIMLGRHDTPGEAGELSHGQALAAALSGTMGLGNIAGVSLAIVAGGPGAVFWMWISALVGVATKFFTCSLGVMYRGEDSMGKLQGGPMYIIREALPRQFYPLAILFAVAGLVGTLPLFQANQLTALIGDTVFNGNMPGWGGPTIGICIACLVAGVIFGGLPRVAKVAVAVLPSMVVVYMLMTLYVIISNAALVPAVFASIVTEAFTPQAAGGGFIGTLLIGISRGAFSNEAGVGTEVMAHGAARTNEPIREGLVAMLGPVIDTLLVCTCTALVILLTGQWQVPGELSGITLTANAFVGEMGHFGLIPLAFVTLILSTTTMFTGWYYGAKCFGFLFGAEVQHHFRWVFVGTVIVGASVSIDMVFNIISGAYGLMAIPTMVSTLVLAPKVMAAAREYFARHPY, encoded by the coding sequence ATGCCCACGCTAGAAGAATTCTCCCAACGGTTTGTCGACGCGGTTTGGGGTACCCCCCTCGTCGCATTGCTCCTCGGGGGCGGCATTTTCTTTCTGTTTTACTCCCGGGCACTGCCCTATAGACATTTCGGCCATGCCGTCGGCATCATGCTCGGTCGCCACGATACGCCGGGCGAGGCTGGTGAACTCTCCCACGGCCAGGCACTGGCCGCAGCTTTGTCCGGCACCATGGGCCTCGGCAATATTGCCGGCGTATCCCTCGCCATCGTGGCAGGGGGCCCCGGCGCCGTATTCTGGATGTGGATTTCGGCGCTCGTGGGCGTGGCCACCAAGTTTTTTACCTGCTCCCTGGGTGTGATGTACCGCGGAGAGGACAGCATGGGCAAGCTTCAGGGCGGGCCCATGTACATTATTCGTGAAGCCCTGCCCAGGCAGTTCTATCCCCTCGCGATTTTATTTGCCGTGGCGGGGCTCGTGGGCACGCTGCCGCTTTTTCAAGCCAACCAGCTCACGGCACTGATCGGTGACACGGTGTTCAACGGCAATATGCCTGGCTGGGGTGGTCCCACCATCGGTATCTGCATCGCCTGTTTGGTGGCCGGCGTTATTTTTGGGGGGCTTCCTCGTGTGGCCAAGGTCGCCGTCGCCGTGCTTCCCAGCATGGTGGTGGTCTACATGTTGATGACGCTCTACGTGATCATCAGCAACGCTGCACTGGTACCCGCGGTATTTGCCAGCATTGTCACCGAAGCGTTTACACCGCAGGCGGCGGGAGGCGGCTTTATCGGCACCCTGTTGATCGGTATCAGTCGGGGCGCATTCTCCAACGAAGCGGGGGTGGGCACCGAAGTGATGGCCCACGGCGCGGCCCGCACGAACGAACCCATCCGCGAAGGCCTGGTAGCGATGCTCGGGCCGGTCATCGACACGCTCCTGGTGTGCACCTGCACTGCGCTGGTCATTCTTCTCACGGGGCAGTGGCAGGTTCCGGGGGAGCTCTCCGGTATCACCTTGACGGCCAACGCCTTTGTGGGCGAGATGGGGCATTTTGGCCTGATACCCCTGGCGTTTGTCACGCTGATTCTCAGCACCACGACAATGTTCACGGGTTGGTACTACGGCGCGAAGTGCTTCGGGTTCTTATTTGGCGCGGAGGTGCAGCACCATTTTCGCTGGGTCTTTGTGGGCACCGTGATCGTCGGCGCCAGCGTCAGCATTGACATGGTGTTTAATATTATTTCCGGTGCCTACGGACTGATGGCAATACCCACCATGGTAAGCACCCTGGTGCTGGCACCCAAGGTCATGGCGGCAGCCCGGGAGTACTTCGCTCGCCACCCCTACTAA
- a CDS encoding thiol:disulfide interchange protein DsbA/DsbL, translating to MLKRICLAAFAMLALQLAALSAQAQDENYVAGEHYDVISPAIRGSSDKIEVTEFFWYGCGHCYTFEPQLTQWKKGLADDVVVKGSPAMWNGPMEIHAKAFYAAEALGVLDKMHMPLFQALNVDRKRLANEDELADLFAANGVSREDFSKAFNSFGVGSQARQANARARAAKITGTPELMVAGKYRISTRKAGGQANMLKIADFLIEKERAMQMADSKS from the coding sequence ATGCTTAAGCGTATTTGCCTCGCTGCCTTCGCGATGCTCGCCCTGCAGCTGGCGGCGCTGTCCGCTCAGGCCCAAGACGAAAACTACGTGGCGGGAGAGCACTACGATGTTATCTCCCCGGCCATCCGTGGAAGCTCTGACAAAATCGAGGTCACGGAGTTTTTCTGGTACGGCTGTGGCCACTGCTACACCTTCGAGCCTCAGCTGACGCAATGGAAAAAAGGTCTGGCGGACGACGTGGTTGTGAAGGGCTCACCCGCCATGTGGAACGGACCGATGGAAATCCACGCAAAAGCTTTTTATGCCGCAGAGGCGCTGGGCGTGTTGGATAAAATGCACATGCCGCTGTTTCAGGCCCTCAATGTAGATCGCAAGCGCCTGGCTAATGAGGACGAGCTGGCGGACCTGTTTGCCGCTAATGGCGTTTCCCGGGAGGACTTTTCCAAGGCGTTTAACTCCTTCGGCGTTGGCAGCCAGGCCCGACAGGCAAACGCACGGGCCCGTGCCGCTAAAATCACCGGTACGCCGGAACTGATGGTGGCGGGGAAGTATCGCATCAGCACACGCAAGGCCGGTGGTCAGGCAAATATGCTCAAGATTGCGGATTTTCTCATTGAGAAAGAACGCGCCATGCAGATGGCAGACTCCAAGTCCTAA
- a CDS encoding LLM class flavin-dependent oxidoreductase, translating into MTKLSVLDLANIGEGFTPADALANALDLAQHAEAAGYHRFWLAEHHNFDGIASAATAVCIAHVAGGTRSIRVGAGGVMLPNHSPLVIAEQFGTLATLYPDRIDLGLGRAPGTDQNTLRAMRRSADASEHFPQDVVELQALLGPRQDGQSLRAIPGEDTNVPLWILGSSLFGAQLAAMLGLPYAFASHFAPQALHQAINIYRERFEPSAQLASPRVMVSCNAIVADTEDEARRLFTSSQQTFTRMVRGGRGKLPPPIDDIETFWSPAEKAQVSSMLACSFYGSPETIREKIQTLIDATAADELMVSAAIWDHKARVRSFELLAEAMGQNTEKSTQQSTEEAVLTSA; encoded by the coding sequence ATGACTAAACTCTCCGTACTCGATCTTGCCAATATCGGCGAGGGCTTTACCCCCGCAGATGCCCTCGCCAATGCTCTCGACCTCGCACAGCATGCGGAAGCTGCGGGCTATCATCGCTTCTGGCTGGCCGAGCATCACAACTTTGATGGTATCGCCAGCGCCGCCACCGCGGTGTGCATCGCCCACGTTGCCGGCGGCACGAGGAGCATACGGGTGGGTGCTGGCGGCGTGATGCTGCCCAACCATTCTCCCCTGGTGATTGCAGAGCAGTTCGGCACCCTGGCCACGTTGTACCCGGACCGCATCGATCTTGGTCTTGGCCGCGCTCCGGGCACGGACCAGAACACCCTGCGTGCAATGCGCCGCAGTGCCGACGCTTCAGAGCACTTCCCCCAGGACGTTGTAGAGTTACAGGCGCTATTGGGGCCGCGCCAGGACGGTCAGTCCCTCCGTGCAATCCCCGGCGAGGACACAAACGTACCCCTTTGGATACTCGGGTCGAGCCTCTTCGGCGCCCAGCTCGCTGCCATGCTGGGACTGCCCTATGCTTTTGCATCGCATTTCGCGCCCCAGGCCCTGCATCAGGCTATCAACATCTACCGCGAGCGCTTCGAGCCATCGGCGCAGCTTGCCAGCCCCCGGGTGATGGTGAGTTGCAACGCAATCGTTGCCGACACCGAAGACGAAGCAAGGCGCCTCTTTACCTCATCACAGCAGACCTTCACCCGCATGGTGCGCGGCGGCCGGGGCAAGCTGCCACCGCCCATCGACGACATCGAAACCTTCTGGTCGCCTGCGGAAAAAGCCCAGGTATCGTCCATGCTCGCCTGCTCGTTTTATGGATCGCCGGAAACCATTCGCGAGAAGATCCAAACCTTGATCGACGCAACGGCTGCTGACGAGCTCATGGTCTCGGCGGCCATCTGGGATCACAAGGCACGTGTGCGTTCCTTCGAGCTGCTGGCTGAGGCCATGGGGCAGAATACCGAAAAGAGTACCCAGCAGAGCACCGAAGAAGCGGTGCTGACGTCGGCGTGA